A genomic segment from Sorangium aterium encodes:
- a CDS encoding VWA domain-containing protein, with product MSFVTLGALLVALLVGAPIAAHLLRRRRAEERPFPPARLVPPTPPTARRRSLLEDRALFATRAVSVLALAVLGATPLLRCSHLSLSRRAGASVALAIVIDDSLSMRARTDGAEGAAREGRSSQASSRFERALTAARELASGLAPGDAAALVLAGAPARVALASTTNLAAVSEALAAAAPSDRATDIDGALALARDLLRGLPQSDKRIVLLSDLADGTPGAPPISGTPDIATWVPLQELEATGQDCGIVRADRSGQKARVRVVCTAASTAARGPDIAVAQRDGGADVPLAAGASAAGASAAAGRSLEVRAGDAVLGKVALDPALRAEELSIDLPAGAPEILIAALTGGDAIAEDDRAPIISAGGPLSIAVVVDPATTHVETGGPPPLEQALSALDLDAQIRPLPSVPEHADELAAHAGLIVDDAPGFTPEVRRSLAAWVERGGVALLTLGQRAAAAPLGAGFEPLVPGVVRWSASPVPGVDPATAGWLGPSAPGLADVAPRGRATLGAEASEGAEVLARWADGAPFLVRRPLGRGVVLFMTLPLSTEESDVALRPAFLSLLDGFVGAARARGGARRLSAGEVWTFDGYHDVKVERVRFDRDGAPQGSRSREALPVAEVERRLRVSPPLAGLYELTLDGERSTRVVSVPEREIDLRPRRVAESARAAELGGMAASIDGSPYVALLLLGLLAVELLLRSIAGRQEPAEGRAS from the coding sequence ATGAGCTTCGTCACGCTCGGCGCGCTGCTGGTCGCGCTGCTCGTCGGCGCGCCGATCGCCGCGCACCTCCTGCGCCGCCGCCGCGCCGAGGAGCGGCCGTTCCCGCCGGCGCGCCTGGTCCCGCCCACGCCGCCGACGGCGCGGCGCCGGAGCCTCCTCGAGGACCGCGCCCTCTTCGCCACGCGGGCCGTCTCGGTGCTCGCGCTCGCGGTGCTCGGCGCCACGCCGCTCCTGCGCTGCTCGCACCTGTCGCTCAGCCGCAGGGCCGGCGCGTCGGTCGCGCTCGCCATCGTCATCGACGACTCGCTCAGCATGCGGGCGCGCACGGACGGCGCCGAGGGCGCCGCGCGCGAGGGGCGGTCGAGCCAGGCGTCCTCGCGGTTCGAGCGCGCGCTCACGGCCGCGCGCGAGCTCGCCAGCGGCCTCGCTCCCGGCGACGCCGCAGCGCTCGTCCTCGCGGGCGCCCCGGCCCGCGTCGCCCTCGCATCGACCACCAACCTCGCCGCCGTCAGCGAAGCGCTCGCCGCGGCGGCGCCGTCGGACCGCGCAACCGACATCGACGGCGCCCTCGCGCTCGCCCGCGATCTGCTCCGGGGGCTCCCTCAGAGCGACAAGCGCATCGTGCTCCTCAGCGACCTCGCGGACGGCACGCCCGGCGCCCCGCCCATCTCGGGCACCCCCGACATCGCCACGTGGGTGCCGCTCCAGGAGCTCGAGGCGACGGGCCAGGACTGCGGGATCGTGCGCGCCGATCGATCCGGCCAGAAGGCGCGCGTCCGCGTCGTCTGCACCGCCGCGTCGACCGCGGCGCGCGGGCCCGACATCGCCGTCGCGCAGCGAGACGGCGGCGCGGACGTGCCGCTCGCCGCGGGCGCCTCCGCCGCAGGCGCCTCCGCCGCGGCGGGGCGATCCCTCGAGGTGCGCGCCGGCGACGCCGTGCTCGGCAAGGTCGCGCTCGATCCGGCCCTGCGCGCCGAGGAGCTCTCGATCGACCTCCCCGCCGGGGCGCCCGAGATCCTGATCGCCGCGCTCACCGGCGGCGACGCGATCGCCGAGGACGACCGCGCCCCGATCATCTCCGCCGGCGGCCCGCTCTCGATCGCGGTCGTTGTCGACCCCGCGACCACGCACGTCGAGACGGGCGGCCCGCCGCCGCTCGAGCAGGCCCTCTCGGCGCTCGACCTGGACGCGCAGATCAGGCCGCTGCCCTCGGTCCCGGAGCACGCGGATGAGCTCGCCGCGCACGCCGGGCTCATCGTCGATGACGCGCCCGGCTTCACGCCGGAGGTGCGCCGCTCGCTCGCCGCGTGGGTCGAGCGCGGCGGCGTCGCGCTGCTGACGCTCGGCCAGCGCGCGGCCGCGGCGCCGCTCGGCGCAGGGTTCGAGCCGCTGGTCCCCGGCGTCGTCCGCTGGTCGGCCTCCCCGGTGCCCGGCGTGGATCCGGCGACGGCGGGCTGGCTCGGCCCGTCCGCGCCCGGCCTCGCCGACGTCGCCCCGCGCGGCCGGGCGACGCTGGGAGCCGAGGCCTCCGAGGGCGCCGAGGTGCTCGCGCGGTGGGCGGACGGCGCCCCGTTCCTCGTGCGCCGCCCGCTCGGGCGCGGCGTGGTGCTGTTCATGACGCTGCCCCTCAGCACGGAGGAGAGCGACGTCGCGCTGCGGCCCGCGTTCCTGTCGCTGCTCGACGGCTTCGTCGGCGCCGCGCGCGCCCGCGGCGGCGCGCGGCGCCTCTCCGCGGGCGAGGTGTGGACGTTCGACGGCTACCACGACGTCAAGGTCGAGCGCGTGCGGTTCGATCGCGACGGGGCCCCGCAGGGCTCGCGGTCACGCGAGGCGCTCCCCGTCGCCGAGGTCGAGCGGCGCCTGCGCGTGTCTCCGCCGCTCGCCGGCCTCTACGAGCTCACCCTTGACGGCGAGCGCTCGACGCGCGTCGTGTCCGTCCCGGAGCGCGAGATCGACCTCCGCCCGCGGCGCGTCGCCGAGAGCGCCCGCGCGGCGGAGCTGGGCGGCATGGCCGCGTCGATCGACGGGTCGCCCTACGTCGCGCTGCTGCTGCTCGGATTGCTCGCGGTCGAGCTCCTGCTGCGCTCCATCGCAGGGCGGCAGGAGCCGGCGGAAGGCCGGGCGAGCTGA
- a CDS encoding DUF58 domain-containing protein, which produces MPLASDRASLAAFPIDWGGLAPLRLKSRAVAEGVYAGMHRSVRKGAGVEFGGQRPYVPGDDLRFFDRRALLRHDRLMVREFETETDRALWLCVDATASMSYRGRRAPGAKLAYAALIAAAMARVALATGDPVGLAWLGGAGTHGLPAMAGREAFERIVGALEATSAAQDWSGDAGAVERALAPIAKKARRGAVVLLISDLIDLAHESGAAPSGADRALSAFTSLSTGGRTLIALQVLDPSEAALDFEGNVRLRALEGGAVVEADAGAVRAQYQARLAALAEGWSRALASRGGRLLRATSADPPTDVVRALVQAIAEVRR; this is translated from the coding sequence GTGCCGCTCGCCTCCGATCGCGCCTCGCTCGCCGCGTTCCCCATCGACTGGGGCGGCCTCGCCCCGCTCCGCCTCAAGTCGCGCGCCGTCGCCGAGGGCGTCTACGCCGGGATGCACCGGAGCGTCCGCAAGGGCGCGGGCGTCGAGTTCGGCGGCCAGCGGCCCTATGTGCCCGGCGACGATCTCCGCTTCTTCGATCGCCGCGCCCTGCTCCGCCACGATCGCCTCATGGTGCGCGAGTTCGAGACCGAGACCGATCGCGCCCTGTGGCTGTGCGTCGACGCGACCGCGTCGATGTCCTACCGCGGCCGGCGCGCGCCCGGCGCCAAGCTGGCCTACGCGGCGCTCATCGCCGCGGCCATGGCCCGCGTCGCGCTCGCGACCGGCGACCCGGTGGGGCTCGCCTGGCTCGGCGGCGCCGGGACCCACGGCCTGCCCGCGATGGCGGGGCGCGAGGCGTTCGAGCGGATCGTCGGCGCCCTCGAGGCCACCTCCGCCGCCCAGGACTGGAGCGGCGACGCCGGCGCCGTCGAGCGCGCGCTCGCGCCCATCGCGAAGAAGGCCCGCCGCGGCGCCGTCGTCCTGCTCATCTCGGATCTCATCGATCTTGCTCATGAATCCGGCGCGGCCCCGTCGGGCGCCGACCGCGCGCTCTCCGCGTTCACGTCGCTGAGCACCGGCGGCCGCACGCTGATCGCCCTCCAGGTCCTCGATCCCAGCGAAGCGGCGCTCGACTTCGAGGGCAACGTGCGCCTCCGCGCCCTCGAGGGCGGCGCGGTCGTGGAGGCCGACGCGGGGGCGGTCCGCGCGCAGTACCAGGCGCGCCTCGCCGCCCTGGCCGAGGGCTGGTCGCGGGCGCTCGCGTCCCGCGGCGGCCGCCTGCTCCGCGCGACGAGCGCCGATCCTCCGACCGACGTCGTCCGCGCGCTCGTGCAGGCGATCGCCGAGGTGCGCCGATGA
- the ftsH gene encoding ATP-dependent zinc metalloprotease FtsH, whose translation MADEKRPASRAWLGYLLIAVGILVLSGIVRSRGRPLVPYDEAVAEVRRGEISSAIVKPDEIELVRRASPQRPEEQVRVTRLPGVQDEPIVRALLDQQVHIEAKNPQTSVWMQVAIWLLPLFLINAAFFMMLRRAGQGAGGPLGFLRSKAKIYDRSKQDPVRFSDVAGVDEAKDELVEVVDFLKEPSRYRSLGGRIPRGLLLIGPPGTGKTLLARAVAGEANVPFFSLNASEFVEMFVGLGAARVRELFEEARKSAPSIVFIDEIDAVGRTRGGLGALATHDEREQTLHQLLAELDGFDARTTVILMAATNRPEVLDPALLRPGRFDRQVIVDRPDLRGREAILAVHARRVPLAKDVDLGLVARRTSGMVGADLAKIVNEAALAGARRGAREIGQADFDEALDRSQLGLRRRGQIMTAEERRRVAYHEAGHALVALALPAADPVERVSIVARTIGALGVTIQVPRDERQLATEQEIESRVTVMLGGRAAEEIALGQVSSGAHDDLGRATALVREMVTRLGMSRRLGLAALARTVGAPMLGVIQEERTCSEETAREVDEEVRERLGEMYLKAKQLLVDRREGLEAVADALVLKETLRGEDLAEIAAVSTRRKIAVGPPSAA comes from the coding sequence ATGGCTGACGAGAAGAGGCCGGCGTCGCGCGCGTGGCTCGGGTACCTGCTGATCGCGGTCGGGATCCTGGTCCTTTCCGGGATCGTCAGGTCACGAGGGCGCCCGCTCGTGCCGTACGACGAGGCGGTCGCCGAGGTGCGGCGCGGGGAGATCTCCTCGGCGATCGTGAAGCCCGACGAGATCGAGCTGGTCCGCCGCGCCAGCCCGCAGCGACCGGAGGAGCAGGTCCGCGTGACGCGGCTGCCCGGCGTCCAGGACGAGCCGATCGTGAGGGCGCTGCTCGACCAGCAGGTCCACATCGAGGCGAAGAACCCCCAGACGTCGGTGTGGATGCAGGTGGCGATCTGGCTGTTGCCGCTCTTCCTCATCAACGCGGCGTTCTTCATGATGCTGCGGCGGGCGGGGCAGGGGGCCGGCGGGCCGCTCGGGTTCCTGCGCAGCAAGGCGAAGATCTACGATCGATCGAAGCAGGATCCGGTGCGCTTCTCCGACGTCGCCGGCGTCGATGAGGCCAAGGACGAGCTCGTCGAGGTCGTCGACTTCCTCAAGGAGCCCTCGAGGTACCGCTCGCTGGGCGGGCGGATCCCGCGCGGCCTCCTGCTCATCGGGCCGCCCGGCACCGGCAAGACGCTCCTCGCGCGGGCGGTGGCGGGCGAGGCGAACGTGCCGTTCTTCTCGCTGAACGCGAGCGAGTTCGTCGAGATGTTCGTGGGGCTCGGGGCCGCGCGGGTCCGCGAGCTCTTCGAGGAGGCGCGCAAGAGCGCGCCCAGCATCGTGTTCATCGACGAGATCGACGCCGTGGGCAGGACCCGGGGCGGCCTCGGCGCCCTCGCGACCCACGACGAGCGAGAGCAGACGCTCCACCAGCTCCTCGCCGAGCTCGACGGCTTCGACGCGCGCACCACCGTGATCCTGATGGCGGCCACCAACCGCCCCGAGGTGCTCGATCCGGCCCTCCTGCGGCCCGGGCGCTTCGATCGTCAGGTCATCGTGGATCGGCCCGATCTGCGGGGCCGCGAGGCGATCCTCGCCGTCCACGCGCGGCGGGTGCCGCTCGCGAAGGACGTCGATCTCGGGCTCGTGGCGCGCCGCACGTCGGGCATGGTCGGCGCCGATCTCGCGAAGATCGTCAACGAGGCCGCGCTGGCCGGGGCGCGGCGCGGCGCCAGGGAGATCGGACAGGCCGATTTCGACGAGGCGCTCGATCGCTCGCAGCTCGGGCTCCGGCGGCGCGGGCAGATCATGACCGCGGAGGAGCGGCGGCGCGTGGCCTACCACGAGGCCGGGCACGCCCTCGTCGCGCTCGCGCTGCCAGCAGCGGATCCGGTGGAGCGGGTGTCCATCGTGGCCCGCACGATCGGCGCGCTCGGCGTGACGATCCAGGTGCCCCGCGACGAGCGTCAGCTGGCCACCGAGCAGGAGATCGAGTCGCGCGTCACGGTGATGCTCGGCGGCAGGGCGGCGGAGGAGATCGCGCTGGGGCAGGTGTCGAGCGGCGCGCACGACGATCTCGGGCGCGCCACGGCGCTCGTCCGCGAGATGGTGACCCGCCTCGGGATGAGCCGGCGCCTCGGGCTGGCCGCGCTCGCGCGCACCGTCGGCGCGCCGATGCTCGGCGTGATCCAGGAGGAGCGCACGTGCAGCGAGGAGACCGCCCGCGAGGTCGACGAGGAGGTGAGGGAGCGGCTCGGCGAGATGTACCTGAAGGCCAAGCAGCTGCTCGTCGATCGCCGCGAGGGCCTCGAGGCGGTCGCGGATGCGCTCGTGCTCAAGGAGACGCTGCGCGGCGAGGATCTGGCGGAGATCGCGGCCGTGTCGACGCGCCGGAAGATCGCCGTGGGCCCGCCGAGCGCGGCGTGA
- a CDS encoding choice-of-anchor D domain-containing protein: MRSSLSGGAALAALRSARPRRRRALPCVAAALALFAPAAASAYDSLAVPCADDPLHCARGPLTFQRKDAIPLELDFDTGWVPPGSPLQVSLGAAVYANTQVSLSGALEASWPEALALKAPGAPDGGAFSCDYGLDVSAQGRISISVLGQDVDWTGDIPYVPQIDFQVHAREQFDAWGWAPGITLESSTELQRIASVSLGDVIGGSIPGIDGRFELDIAMDVAARYTTHRVAIETLDQATVSGGDVTPEGGASSVDYLGGPSVELNVRPEGSVRYDGTLHLVPAFSVIVLGRSWSIPLVDIPLAFPLTEREWVFESERVHVPLPDLALDKQEIDFGAVEVGQANVELVRLSNTGEALLDAVVTTDDPESFELADAALGIDPETEVDFAIRFAPKASGELAATVLVESNDPDRPVQMIAVRGIGVGEPEAPAGSGELAEEDGGCACRAAGGAPREGAGGRAWAAAGLSLAALAGGLRRWRRAA; this comes from the coding sequence ATGCGTTCCTCGCTGTCCGGCGGCGCTGCCCTCGCGGCTCTCCGCTCTGCTCGGCCCCGGCGGCGGCGCGCTCTCCCCTGCGTCGCCGCCGCGCTCGCCCTCTTCGCCCCCGCGGCCGCGTCGGCCTACGACTCGCTCGCCGTGCCGTGCGCGGACGATCCGCTCCATTGCGCGCGGGGGCCGCTCACGTTCCAGCGCAAAGACGCCATCCCGCTCGAGCTCGACTTCGATACAGGCTGGGTCCCGCCGGGCTCACCCCTGCAAGTCAGCCTCGGGGCGGCGGTCTACGCCAACACCCAGGTCTCGTTGAGCGGAGCGCTCGAGGCGTCATGGCCAGAGGCGCTCGCGCTCAAGGCACCAGGCGCCCCGGACGGAGGCGCGTTCAGCTGCGATTACGGACTCGATGTCAGCGCACAGGGACGCATCAGCATTTCCGTCCTGGGCCAGGACGTCGACTGGACGGGCGATATCCCCTATGTGCCCCAGATCGATTTCCAGGTGCACGCCCGCGAGCAGTTCGACGCGTGGGGCTGGGCGCCGGGCATCACGCTGGAGAGCTCCACCGAGCTGCAGCGCATTGCGTCCGTGTCGCTCGGCGACGTCATCGGCGGCTCGATCCCCGGAATCGACGGGAGGTTCGAGCTCGACATCGCGATGGACGTCGCGGCCCGCTACACGACCCATCGCGTGGCCATCGAGACGCTCGATCAGGCCACGGTGAGCGGAGGCGACGTCACCCCCGAGGGCGGAGCCTCCTCCGTGGACTACCTGGGAGGCCCGTCGGTCGAGCTCAACGTTCGTCCGGAGGGCTCGGTGCGGTACGACGGCACGCTCCACCTCGTCCCCGCGTTCAGCGTCATCGTGCTGGGCCGCTCGTGGTCGATCCCGCTCGTCGACATCCCGCTCGCCTTCCCGCTCACCGAGCGGGAATGGGTCTTCGAGAGCGAGCGCGTCCATGTGCCGCTCCCGGACCTCGCGCTGGACAAGCAGGAGATCGATTTCGGCGCCGTGGAGGTGGGGCAGGCCAACGTGGAGCTCGTCCGGCTGTCGAACACGGGGGAGGCGCTGCTCGATGCCGTCGTGACGACCGACGACCCGGAGAGCTTCGAGCTCGCGGACGCGGCGCTCGGGATCGACCCCGAAACGGAGGTCGACTTCGCGATCCGCTTCGCGCCGAAGGCGAGCGGCGAGCTCGCGGCGACCGTCCTTGTCGAGTCCAACGACCCCGACCGACCCGTGCAGATGATCGCGGTGCGAGGGATCGGCGTCGGCGAGCCGGAGGCCCCGGCAGGCAGCGGCGAGCTCGCGGAGGAGGACGGCGGCTGCGCCTGCCGCGCGGCCGGCGGCGCGCCGCGCGAGGGCGCCGGCGGCCGGGCCTGGGCGGCCGCCGGCCTGTCGCTGGCCGCGCTCGCGGGCGGCCTGAGGCGCTGGCGGCGCGCGGCCTGA
- a CDS encoding serine/threonine-protein kinase, translated as MTSQQPAPDRLPAGHGVASRYTVESVIGEGASGVVYRATRDEDGQPVALKVIHRHLSGTPQIFRRYHREAAILERVEGPHVVRMLDFIEEGGLLVIALEHIDGSSLEELLRDHAPIGIDLAIEIALQICAALETAHAAGVVHRDLKPANVLIERPGEHAAAPSPFAGRVRVVDFGLAKVVHGEQQTTGLTEKDMIFGTPEYMAPEQVRGEDVDPRSDIYALGCILYEMAVGAVPFSKRTPIAVMTAQIAEQPLPPRASERSGLISAGLEAVILRALAKSPSERHPSARAFADALRACREERRVVHHTPASLADAVSITDLALERTGLDYAAPLQDGASASGVGHVGQPVTRSESAESRALPERAAAVVRETPAIAAPTAGGTSRELILWTVVAILCAAAGIVVGTLFGAR; from the coding sequence GTGACCTCGCAGCAGCCCGCGCCCGATCGCCTGCCCGCCGGGCACGGCGTCGCGTCGCGGTACACCGTGGAGTCCGTCATCGGCGAGGGGGCCTCCGGCGTCGTCTACCGCGCCACCCGCGACGAGGACGGCCAGCCCGTCGCGCTGAAGGTGATCCACAGGCACCTCTCGGGAACGCCGCAGATCTTCAGGCGCTATCACCGGGAGGCCGCGATCCTGGAGCGCGTCGAGGGCCCTCACGTCGTCCGGATGCTCGACTTCATCGAGGAGGGCGGGCTCCTCGTGATCGCGCTGGAGCACATCGACGGCAGCTCGCTCGAGGAGCTCCTGCGGGACCACGCGCCGATCGGGATCGACCTGGCGATCGAGATCGCCCTGCAGATCTGCGCCGCGCTGGAGACCGCGCACGCGGCGGGCGTGGTGCACCGCGATCTCAAGCCGGCCAACGTGCTCATCGAGCGCCCGGGCGAGCACGCCGCCGCGCCGTCACCCTTCGCGGGCCGCGTCCGCGTTGTCGATTTCGGGCTCGCGAAGGTGGTGCACGGCGAGCAGCAGACGACCGGGCTCACCGAGAAAGACATGATCTTCGGGACGCCGGAGTACATGGCGCCGGAGCAGGTGCGCGGGGAGGACGTCGACCCGCGCAGCGACATCTACGCGCTCGGCTGCATCCTCTACGAGATGGCGGTCGGCGCCGTGCCGTTCAGCAAGCGGACGCCCATCGCCGTGATGACGGCGCAGATCGCCGAGCAGCCGCTGCCGCCGCGCGCCAGCGAGCGCTCCGGGCTCATCTCGGCCGGCCTGGAGGCCGTCATCCTGAGGGCCCTCGCCAAGAGCCCTTCCGAGCGGCACCCGAGCGCCAGGGCGTTCGCCGACGCCCTGCGCGCCTGCCGCGAAGAACGGCGCGTCGTGCACCACACCCCCGCGAGCCTCGCGGACGCCGTCTCGATCACCGATCTCGCGCTCGAGCGGACCGGCCTGGATTACGCCGCGCCTCTCCAGGACGGTGCTTCCGCCTCGGGCGTTGGCCACGTCGGCCAGCCGGTTACGCGTTCGGAGAGCGCGGAGAGCAGGGCGCTCCCCGAACGCGCGGCCGCGGTGGTCCGCGAGACGCCCGCTATCGCTGCACCGACGGCGGGCGGCACCTCGCGTGAGCTCATCCTCTGGACCGTGGTGGCCATTCTCTGTGCGGCCGCCGGCATCGTGGTCGGCACGTTGTTCGGGGCGCGCTAG